A stretch of DNA from Anopheles nili chromosome 2, idAnoNiliSN_F5_01, whole genome shotgun sequence:
ATGATGTAGCCTGTGGAAGGCGTTTGGCCCTTTTTCACGCTGCCAATTTCGTTGGGTGCTAGGGCGAGCGGAGGTCGACAAATGGAGGCCACTTCGCTGTACAGATCGAGCGTGTGGGCCGCGGTATAGCGTGTGTTCTTGGGCTCGAACTTTGACAGCGAGGCTCCACGCACGCCAGTGTAGAACATGGCCGGATcggtttgggtggtgtttATCACATAGTAGGCGATGAAGGGAAACTCGGCtgtaagaaagagaaaagagatgATCAAACCCGTGATTAGCACACTCGTGATCAGTGAGGAGGACGGTGAGTGCTCACCAGAACTTCGCTCCATGTTGGCGAGAAGCATCCCTCCAACGGCGTTGTTACCCTGCTGGACTTCGTTTAGCAGCTCGGATGCTACGGCACGTTGCTTCATGAGGGGATGGGCCAGTGGTGACTCGAGCAGgggatcgatcggttcgagcGGGCTCATCAGATGGGCCAGGATGCAGATCTTTGGATCGGACACCTCGAGTACGCTCAGAGGGCCGACCTGGGACGGGTCGGCTGTTTCCGGCGTTGGGAGCTGCTGGAGAGACGGAATCGAGATAAACGTGAGTCAAAGGGCGCGTAGAGGTTGAGGATGTCGGGGAAATGGAGAGGGGTTTAGCATTTTTGAAGGTGAAAATTTATGTGAATATTTATGGCCATTTTTTGCACCTACTGTAGCCTTTAGTGGTTTAGTAATTAAAAGTATCCTGAAAATTACGTTGCGATATGTTGCAGGACATGACAAAATCTCACTTAGGTTTTTGGACGTTGATTTTGAAAGTATTGAACCTTGTGACTTTTTAAATAATCTGTTGAAATGTATAGTATAATGATATCAATGTAATTCTAGCATTAGAATCTTAAAAACGGGtagattttcattcattatcCTCTCAAAAACtgttgttttataaaaaaaccaaagttAAAGGAATTATTATCCTGAAATTAAGTTAGACTTTGTTCATCATTTAGCTTGAACGATTTCCCCCAGGAATTGGCCTAAagcaaagtgaaacaaaaactacACTTAGAGACAATAGAAAACAGCGCAAAGAAATGAATTATTCCCACGTGAATGCGTCCCTCGTACTTACCGGAATTCCTGCCGGCAGGAAGCGATCCAGGCTGTGCACCGGAATGATGAAGCAGTCCTTGTCCAGCGTGGCGAGCGAGATCGGTTCACTCCGGGAACTGACGAAGCCACCGGTGCCGGGTTGCCCTCCGAAGCTTACTGCACTCGCCGGTGGTAcgtgggagtttttttttttccatttgcagCCACACCAAACAAATGGCCAAAGGACCAGGTGTGAAGTGAATCCCGTCCATCGTACCGGTGGCGTAGCGCACAAGAAACAAAGCAAGGTGCaaggtagaagaaaaaacggatTTATCGTTAGAATATTTCGGTACGCCGGTGGGGCGCGGAATCGGTCTCAAGACTCGAAACAACGGAACGACGGCAACAAagaccaacaacaaaaaagagaacaaaaataaacgcacaaaaatgaaaacaaaataacaacaacaaaaaaaacggaaaaacacaacacccaTTCAAATATGCACACGTGCCGGCCTTTTTTCTACGGCAATCAGAGGGTTTTCGTTCCAGTGCTGTTCCACAGGCCGCTTTGTGGCAGAAGCGGAAGAGGagccgaataaaaaaaaagctcaaaattTGAAAAGCTTACCTAGCCCCCGTACCCTCTGCGAAAGCCCACAGCGATAAATCAAGcaaagaagaggaaaatcaCGAACGGTTCGTTTTGGGTGAGAAATAAGAGGCACGGAAATAAGCATCCGGTAACGGTTTCGATTAGCTCGAAAGCACAGCAATAATTCACTCGGGGCAGGGCAGGGGTAGCCAGGCCAGTGGTCGGGAAAATTCGAGACAAGGTGCCCCCGTAGTCGACCACACGTATCACGAGGAAAAACCCGCAAAATTCGTACGAACGGTGCTGAGCGGCGAAACCGAATTAGTGCagcacaacacaaaacaatctGAGACGGTCATAGTCACAGTCGGAAGCCAATTTAAGATTAATTGTCGATTGATAATGCTTTATGAgtgagtaaaatcgatgtGAGCATGATGCTAGGGTTTGTAGGTTTCATTTCAAGATTGCTTGAAGCAGTGGAATATGCTTGCCGACAAATTGTTGCCTATTATAGCTAACGGATCGCCAGCTGGGGTTTAAATTATGTCGTAAGAATGTATTACAACttattttgatttgtttcgctCAAACATTTTTGAGTTATTAGATTataaacacagaaaaaaaaacattgtttgaTTTACTTTTGATATAACAAATTTTCACAAATCAAAAATGACTCAGATTTATCAGTGGTTGAATTAAAACCAAACCCTATACTTCCTACATTCTATTTTAAATAGCCCAGATAGCTTTGATCATCATTCACGTCTTTAAAATCAGGTTGAATAATCTAGTTCAGTGCACGGAACGCGGTATCACAGCAATTGATAGGTCCCGTGATAGGACCAGCCCTCGTTGAAACGAGCAAATACTGAACACCGACAAGCATCGCATCGTTCTGATTCTGTCTCCACCCTGTCTGCGATGCACCTGTGCATGCAGTTTTCCGCAAAGAAGAGTTCAACCTAGAAAGTTGCACTCCCATTCCAGGCACGGAAGGATGGTTCAATCACGGGAAAAACGGCGCCCACCACAAGGCAGGATAAAACTGTGTGCCACAACAAGCCGAAAATGGGCCGCGGATCGACACCAGGTGGGCTTAGGGGATACTCTTACCTTCGGTTGAAGTGATTTTGATagcaacatttaaaaaaaaatgaccgtgataaacagagagagaaagagagaaagatagagagagagagagagagcaagagagcgagaaagataaaaaatattcCCACCGGTGAACAAACCGCGCCGGGTGCCGCCGACTGAGGgcgttgcatttttcatcgcaaacGGTTCGTTTGTAACATTTCTCTAAACCTCGGTGCAGTTTGCGTGTTAAACATTCAACAACATACTACCCGCTGGGGCTGGAAGCATAGAGTCGGAGGCAACTCAGGGATAATACTGAAGCCTATAGACAAAGGagtgaaaaaagcaaaacagtACAAGACAAACGCCGGCTCAAACAACGAACGGGCTCATCTGCTTGGGACCGATGCTatggaagggagaaaaaaatacggtTCAAGTTCGGCAATTCCACCTCTCCTGGGTGTATGGCGCAGTGATAGCAGATAAAAGAGACTACGTATCCGCATCAAAAGGGATagagaagcggaaaaaaacaccgacacatgaacacgagaaagagagtgatagTGCGGCTAAATGCGCCGAACATGGTCGGCCTTTCGTTGGGGGgagctttaaatttttaatgtcCTTGTTAGTGAGCCCGTAGGCCCGGAGAACGGTCCCGGCACATGGGTAGTTGTTTGTGCATTATTTTACACCTCTCCTCCGTTTGTGTTTCTAGCTTTCCTCCCCTTCGGGGGTTCACCGTTTCGTTTCTTCGAACGGTCGCCTGTTAGACTTTATTTCCATCACCTTTTGGGCGAACGGTGGGCATGTTTTCGGTTCATGTGAGTATATGGGGCTTTAATTTTCCGACCGATTTGCGTCAATCCGGTAGACCGTAATCAGGTACGGTCCGTAAGAAAGTCGTCTAGCGTAATCCACCCGATGAGACTTTATACAACGGTCTATTTGAGCGAATATTCATTAACGTCGAATGCTATATGCAAATAGCATTTGGTCACATGGAAAGTTATTTGACACGTATGAAAATAGCACTCGACGCCATGAATTTGTTTCTCTACTCTAGCAATTTTTTATGGTAATGCAAGATCTACAGTTGGTGGTTTGACCTAGATAAGAATAATAGATGAATGACACTTCTCTTTACAGATTGATGAACGGTTTTTTGTCGGTGATAGAAATTCATAAAACAGGTTTTTTATTCCGACCGATAGCCTATTGGGTGTCCTATTTCAGAAGATGTTGGTTATGTTAGCATGTTTAAATGAACAATctgatatgtttttttttctattcagcAACTAGTAGATGTATTCTCAGAAGTATGGAATTATATCAAGAGACAATAGTATGGGACACACACTAGTCATGCCCTCATGTAGGATGAGAAGACTGATGATATCTTATCACGCATCGCAATGGGTAATGGACATCATTAATATGCTGCTGGCAAGCCGACATCGCCATGTTTGGGAGTGTTAGGAATGATTTCGCTCACTAAGCTCACTAATCAAGCGTGAGGCTTTCACGCATATGCGGCAGCAAGTAGGACGCGTTGTCAGCTTAGTAAGGATACTCCAAATAGAGATACAAGAGCGAAAGTGATGGATCGTGGCGGTCAGCTTGATGCAGACAAAACATCAGCAGCACGATGGTACGCAATATCGATCTCAATTACAAACCGCTGTCACGACGCAGATCACTAAGAACTAAGGTTACCTAGCGTTTCGCGTGGCAAGCTGTCATTCATTACATGCGAGCGTCAAACGAATGGGGCTAAAGCGTTTCCAGTGGCAGTTCTTTTGGTTAGTGAGGACTGTGATCGTTTCGGTGTGTCGGTGCACATTGTGCAGTGGAACGTGTacggtgcatgtgtgtgtaatagtgacgcaaaaaaaaaacaccaaacagaTCGGATCGGTTACATATAAAACGGTCTTTGCCCGGAAATCGGTCCAAACCTTGCCTGGCGATGGGCATCTCGGGCACCCGTCGGTTAGCGGCAATCGGGCCCCATTTCATCATAGACGCGGAGGGTCTACGGTCTACTAGCGGTTGCATGGGTGCATCCATATCAGGCAACGTGGTGGGTGGCGTTTGTGGGGGGAAGGCAAAGCCCGAGATGGGCGTGCAGCGAAGCTCTGGAAGAACATAAACGAggggtttcggtttgtttggggtgatcttttgttttccatatCTTATTTATCTCTTTCATTATGGGCTTTAACGGTGGCTGTAATTTTTCTCGTGTGCGTTGATTCTCTTTTTGCATAGCTCAAATCGTCTTGTAGCTTATGATTCCTGTATTTACATAGTACCTTGATTAGATAATTCCATCCAAACAAAAAGCTTGTGCCTGTACAAGGATATGGGATGAGTACTCAACATATACACTAATCCAGCCAAATATTCAACTTATGAACTCTGATTTCTTGACGAACTCCGATTATGTTGCACTGGTTTTTATCTCTCTAATCAAACTTCAATAAAGTGAAACGTTTAGCCATGTTCTATATTCTATTTTACAACAaagttttgaatatttttttttgttttttaatacagttgttaattttgttcttcctattttattttttttgtttattttattgttaaatTTTGACGATCAAACTCAGAATATAGTCAATAATCCCTACACGATCTAAACTGTTACATATAAAACAGTGTTGTGTTTTGGAGAGAACTTTTTTCAAATCTCGAAGCAATTGCTCGAACTTGCTGACAGCGTGTGGAACGCGAGTTGGGTTCGGATTTCATACCAGTCCCTTCTAATATCATTAGTCCTGATTGCTACCCGTCGTACCGTTTGGGTCGCGCGCGTACCGAGGCGTGTAATTTAATGTACGCGAGCTGCACCGGAGCGCCTGGTCCTGGTAGACGTGCGATAGGCACGTAATCAAAGTGCCTTTTTCCGCCGGATATCCGACCGGTGGCAGGTTCGTGTGAGCTACACCTTCATTAAACTGGGAAGGCAAACCCATTAATGCCTTCCTAATGATGGCTTCGATAACGTTTCGGTGGCGTACCGTGAAAGGTAACGTCTAAACTAACTCTTTCAACTACATCTATCTACGGCTGCGGAATGGAATGCCTCAaggaattgattttaaaaaatttcattttgatgCTTACTCTCTctgggattttgttttatttgtttactttttcgGAAATATGTTTCTAAATAATGCACTACAAAGCCTACTCAATCCATTCCATTAGTTTGATTGCAGCTGAGCGGCATATGAGATCGAAGATTTCTTGAGCGCGCTAGTTTGGCTTCTGTTTTAATAGTTAAGGCACTGCTGTGGTCATTTACTGTGGCTCGATATTGCATAAGCGGAATGTCCCATCGCACATGAGCGTAATTGATTAAACGTAGCGTGACGGAAGGCTCGCATGCACGACTTTTCCAACAGCCCATTAAAAAAGagctataaaattaattttcttcgtCGCCAGGGATCGCTTTATAATTTACTTCCGGCACCGGATCACCATCTTTATGCTCTCTGAAGCAATTTAAAGTATTACGTTCGCATGTTTTCATGTGCCTCACTTTTTCCTCTTCGTGGCAGAGAAATTGATTGAAAGGTTGCATTTTGGTGTTCATTTGAGTTTTATGCGTACGGGGGGGAAATagctaaattattcattttataAATTAATAGTGTCATAAACATAGTAAATTGATTGCTGTTGGTTGACACACTTTAAATGTgcacttgtttttatttctttttcccatgTGTAATGCAACACATAAAATGATGGAGACGTCTGGTTACCCGTTGGGGGCACGTGACTgagtgatggaggcgcctggtggttcactattttttatttgtactgtttttttgtaaagaaatTTCGATCTCGAATATTTAAATGACTAATATTGAATACAGTATGGCATGTATGAAGCAGTGTGCACTGCAAAATCTAATTAAATGATAGTGCATCTGTTTTATCTAGTTGCATTATCGGTATCATTTAAATTGATCATTAGCGGCACAATCTTCAGGAGATAGTTTTAATGGTGCGCTTTATATTCATCGTTTATTTATGACTTCAGATTGGTGATGTATTTAAGGATAACATGCCAAAAGAAAGGAAGGGAAGTGCCCTAAATTTGCCAGTCGAAAGCGGTCTACACGCTAAATTTCTTATATACCAGCGTGCCTTGGCCAAACGAGCAATCCACAAACGGAATCGACGGAAATGGATCCGACCGGAAAAGTGGCCTTTCCTTGTCGGCACATTTTGCTCTAAGCGCTATGGTGCATCGGCATGCTGTTCGGCACAGCAACAAGTGCATTGTGGTTGCTATTGAGCGTATGATAAGTGCGGGGGCGCGTTGGGGAATAGCTACGCTTTTGACGTGCTTTGTTCTGGTCTGCTCTTttcgaaagaattttgcaatTGTTTGGTGCAACTATCACTTGCTAGTGATTCCCGTTTCTGTTCTGATGCTGTGGAAAAAGACGAACCtgtcccacacacacacacactgtagAAAGGCATGCCGCTATGTTTTCAAGTCGCAAAAACCACGAGTGCTGCAACAAACCATTTCCGTTAGCGGTAAGAAGGataaatgaaaggaaaaagagagtAAGGGAAATCTATGAAGAGGATTAGAAGTACTCAGTGAAACGAAactgaatggaaaataatgaaGCGAATATTGTATGACCAACGTGAACGGGAGAGAAAACCTTGAAGCCAGGAGCACGATTTTTCAATAAATGCGCAGAGTTTCCTCTTCTCGATTTAGAGTGGCATTATTTTTGCATCATTAGGGATGTTCATTTTCTTAAATAAGCTATACATGAAACCTGatcacaaacagcaacaacagcagtatCCATTAACGATGGAGCGATTTACGTGCGATTTTAATTAAGACATAAAAAATAGCATAATCTTTTTATATCCTTCGAAAGCCTTTGAAATGGAGAGCAAGATGCAGATTAGCGCGATAGTAATTCCACCCTCACCGACATTTTGTTTTAGAGCAACACGGCGATCTTGATTTCGCGCTAAGGGAGCGTTAAAATACGCCGCTTTAAAACCACCACATCAATCTCGCTCAACCTCCGGACCATTGCGAAGTGGGAGTGTTACTTTACGTACATCGTAAAGTTAAACCGAACAGAAATCCGTTTCGTCGGGTATCGAACACATTCTGGTTTCAGTTTTTCCCGTATACACATGCATTCACACAAACATACTCGTGTCTGATGGCCCACAAAGTGAAAACCTTTTCGCGTGACACCATCTGATTAAACAAGCACTCCGAGGGGAGCATTGCAGCACGACCGAAAAGCCACGCGCCGCTAATGAACCGAAGGAAACGATTCGTACTCGTAGGCAAAAGAGCTCCATTCGCCTCATGGGTATGTGGAACAGGGAAAAAACAATCCGAGCCACTTTCCCTCTCGATTGTATGGGCGTGGAATGCCACATTTCGAGTGCCATAAAGGCGGCGGACTGATCAATCATACCGCACGGTACGAGCAACGCGCCAAGTGACACGCGAAACGCGCCCTGTCGAAGGCGAGCTGAAAGCGCAACCTTGCGTTCAtgatttttgtgtttgggaggtttttt
This window harbors:
- the LOC128730574 gene encoding uncharacterized protein LOC128730574 isoform X1, coding for MNLMFRKNMREGGGRAGGGGQKSKMSGRHQRKTRDSYGGPGSDEYHYRTHIFFSPAHLKQDNEELRCTPISGFAFPPQTPPTTLPDMDAPMQPLVDRRPSASMMKWGPIAANRRVPEMPIARQVSFGGQPGTGGFVSSRSEPISLATLDKDCFIIPVHSLDRFLPAGIPQLPTPETADPSQVGPLSVLEVSDPKICILAHLMSPLEPIDPLLESPLAHPLMKQRAVASELLNEVQQGNNAVGGMLLANMERSSAEFPFIAYYVINTTQTDPAMFYTGVRGASLSKFEPKNTRYTAAHTLDLYSEVASICRPPLALAPNEIGSVKKGQTPSTGYIISVYKVYEGDDGERFERNWLYWTGARMIYRYLPKTAGLRRITLHKSVSSRGDKMYLLLCECADLLKDLSAAALLIPALRARLCGYTGLYRPIQTF
- the LOC128730574 gene encoding uncharacterized protein LOC128730574 isoform X2; this translates as MNLMFRKNMREGGGRAGGGGQKSKMSGRHQRKTRDSYGGPGSDEYHYRTHIFFSPAHLKQDNEELRCTPISGFAFPPQTPPTTLPDMDAPMQPLVDRRPSASMMKWGPIAANRRVPEMPIARQVSFGGQPGTGGFVSSRSEPISLATLDKDCFIIPVHSLDRFLPAGIPLPTPETADPSQVGPLSVLEVSDPKICILAHLMSPLEPIDPLLESPLAHPLMKQRAVASELLNEVQQGNNAVGGMLLANMERSSAEFPFIAYYVINTTQTDPAMFYTGVRGASLSKFEPKNTRYTAAHTLDLYSEVASICRPPLALAPNEIGSVKKGQTPSTGYIISVYKVYEGDDGERFERNWLYWTGARMIYRYLPKTAGLRRITLHKSVSSRGDKMYLLLCECADLLKDLSAAALLIPALRARLCGYTGLYRPIQTF
- the LOC128730574 gene encoding uncharacterized protein LOC128730574 isoform X3, which translates into the protein MSDKLTGGRYNRISPSSGRGSIIAYSPLPKSEQDCLQAPGNNCLAIPLSAIQTTADHNSVVSFGGQPGTGGFVSSRSEPISLATLDKDCFIIPVHSLDRFLPAGIPLPTPETADPSQVGPLSVLEVSDPKICILAHLMSPLEPIDPLLESPLAHPLMKQRAVASELLNEVQQGNNAVGGMLLANMERSSAEFPFIAYYVINTTQTDPAMFYTGVRGASLSKFEPKNTRYTAAHTLDLYSEVASICRPPLALAPNEIGSVKKGQTPSTGYIISVYKVYEGDDGERFERNWLYWTGARMIYRYLPKTAGLRRITLHKSVSSRGDKMYLLLCECADLLKDLSAAALLIPALRARLCGYTGLYRPIQTF